A window of the Aeromicrobium phoceense genome harbors these coding sequences:
- the purE gene encoding 5-(carboxyamino)imidazole ribonucleotide mutase, protein MTKRVGIVMGSDSDWPTMEAAATAVAEFGVEYEADVVSAHRMPDEMLEYGRTAHERGLEVIIAGAGGAAHLPGMLAAVTPLPVIGVPVPLKYLDGMDSLLSIVQMPAGVPVATVAIGNARNAGLLAIRILAAGDPELTAKMVDFQASLADAARAKGAAVRGH, encoded by the coding sequence ATGACGAAGCGCGTGGGGATCGTGATGGGGTCCGACTCGGACTGGCCGACGATGGAGGCCGCCGCCACCGCCGTGGCCGAGTTCGGCGTGGAGTACGAGGCCGACGTCGTCTCGGCGCACCGGATGCCCGACGAGATGCTCGAGTACGGCCGCACGGCCCACGAGCGCGGGCTCGAGGTCATCATCGCGGGCGCCGGGGGAGCGGCCCACCTGCCGGGCATGCTCGCCGCGGTGACGCCACTGCCTGTGATCGGCGTACCGGTCCCGCTGAAGTACCTCGACGGCATGGACTCGCTGCTTTCGATCGTGCAGATGCCCGCGGGCGTCCCCGTGGCCACCGTCGCGATCGGCAACGCCCGGAACGCGGGGCTGCTGGCCATCCGCATCCTCGCCGCCGGAGACCCGGAGCTGACCGCGAAGATGGTCGACTTCCAGGCGTCGCTGGCCGACGCCGCACGCGCCAAGGGCGCCGCCGTCCGCGGCCACTGA
- a CDS encoding 5-(carboxyamino)imidazole ribonucleotide synthase gives MTHEAPGRDVAVIGGGQLARMMQPPAIALGLRLCLLAEGPDVSAAQVIGDHRVGSHTDLDDLRAAVQDAPVVTFDHEHVPPEHLRALAQEGHQCRPGPDALIHAQDKLVMRRRLTELGVPCPRWAAVEQPADVEDFGFPAIVKTARGGYDGKGVWKVASAADLDEPFGAPGELLVEELVPFRRELSAQVARSATGEIVDYPVVESRQVDGVCSEVIAPAPNLDPALEARARHIARTIAEELDVVGMLAVELFETDDDRVLVNELAMRPHNTGHWSIDGAVTSQFENHLRAVTGLPLGSTTPRQPWSVMVNILGGAVQDLAAQREVALAAEPDVKVHLYGKAVKPGRKVGHVTAVGEELEDVLRRARHSAALLTDGVQA, from the coding sequence GTGACGCACGAAGCTCCCGGCCGCGACGTCGCCGTGATCGGCGGAGGCCAGCTGGCCCGGATGATGCAACCGCCCGCGATCGCGCTGGGGCTGCGGCTGTGCCTGCTCGCCGAGGGTCCCGACGTGTCGGCGGCCCAAGTGATCGGAGACCACCGCGTCGGGTCGCACACCGACCTCGACGACCTCCGCGCCGCCGTGCAGGACGCGCCCGTCGTGACCTTCGACCACGAGCACGTCCCACCTGAGCACCTCCGGGCGCTCGCGCAGGAGGGGCACCAGTGCCGTCCCGGCCCGGACGCGCTTATCCACGCCCAGGACAAGCTCGTCATGCGGCGCCGCCTCACCGAGCTGGGCGTGCCGTGCCCGCGGTGGGCCGCGGTCGAGCAGCCCGCCGACGTCGAGGACTTCGGCTTCCCCGCCATCGTCAAGACCGCTCGGGGCGGGTACGACGGCAAGGGCGTCTGGAAGGTCGCGTCGGCCGCCGATCTCGACGAGCCCTTCGGTGCGCCGGGTGAGCTGCTGGTCGAGGAGCTGGTGCCGTTCCGGCGCGAGCTCTCGGCCCAGGTCGCCCGCAGCGCCACGGGCGAGATCGTGGACTACCCGGTCGTCGAGTCGCGTCAGGTCGACGGCGTCTGCTCCGAGGTGATCGCCCCCGCGCCGAACCTCGACCCCGCGCTCGAGGCCCGGGCGCGCCACATCGCCCGCACGATCGCCGAGGAGCTCGACGTCGTCGGGATGCTGGCGGTCGAGCTGTTCGAGACCGACGACGACCGCGTGCTGGTGAACGAGCTGGCCATGCGCCCGCACAACACGGGGCACTGGTCGATCGACGGCGCGGTGACGAGCCAGTTCGAGAATCACCTGCGTGCCGTCACCGGCCTGCCACTCGGCTCCACCACGCCGCGGCAGCCGTGGTCGGTCATGGTCAACATCCTCGGTGGTGCGGTGCAGGACCTGGCCGCCCAGCGCGAGGTGGCGCTCGCGGCGGAGCCCGACGTGAAGGTCCACCTCTACGGCAAGGCGGTCAAGCCCGGCCGCAAGGTCGGCCACGTCACCGCCGTGGGCGAGGAGCTCGAGGACGTGCTGCGCCGGGCCCGGCACAGCGCTGCACTGCTGACGGACGGAGTCCAGGCATGA
- a CDS encoding adenylate/guanylate cyclase domain-containing protein, producing the protein MSSPDDQQLVDVILAEQLHYTNAETAERGGLTPEQAARLWRNLGFPDPGSEMAFGDADVSAVAIVATAMEHQILDEETVFRLTRALGQTMSRLADWQVTILVDQLEADIVRGKSDSRADAALELAQSSVPGFERLMVHVWRRHLAAAAARLTALGENDQALLSTDMTVGFADMTRFTALSNRLDEASLASVVEDFETRCGDLITAAGARVIKTLGDAMLFVHPDPVKATRISLDIITAIGARAKLPDVRVGLATGSVLSRLGDVFGPPVNLAARLSQVARANRVLVDQQTADTLGDQFDTRALPPRPIKGFGHLSPITVTERRTFRSR; encoded by the coding sequence ATGAGCAGTCCTGACGACCAGCAGCTGGTCGACGTCATCCTGGCGGAGCAGCTGCACTACACGAACGCGGAGACCGCCGAGCGCGGCGGCCTCACCCCCGAGCAGGCCGCCCGGCTGTGGCGGAACCTGGGCTTCCCCGACCCGGGCTCGGAGATGGCGTTCGGCGATGCCGACGTCAGCGCCGTGGCGATCGTCGCCACCGCGATGGAGCACCAGATCCTCGACGAGGAGACCGTCTTCCGGCTGACCCGGGCCCTGGGGCAGACGATGTCGCGGCTGGCGGACTGGCAGGTCACGATCCTGGTCGACCAGCTCGAGGCCGACATCGTGCGCGGCAAGTCCGACAGCCGCGCCGACGCGGCGCTCGAGCTGGCGCAGAGCTCGGTGCCGGGCTTCGAGCGACTCATGGTGCACGTCTGGCGACGTCACCTCGCGGCCGCGGCCGCCCGGCTCACCGCCCTCGGCGAGAACGACCAGGCCCTGCTCTCCACCGACATGACCGTGGGCTTCGCCGACATGACGCGCTTCACCGCGCTGTCGAACCGGCTCGACGAGGCCTCCCTCGCGTCGGTGGTGGAGGACTTCGAGACCCGCTGCGGCGACCTCATCACCGCGGCCGGCGCCCGCGTCATCAAGACGCTCGGCGACGCGATGCTGTTCGTGCACCCCGACCCGGTCAAGGCCACGCGGATCTCGCTCGACATCATCACCGCGATCGGCGCCCGCGCGAAGCTGCCCGACGTCCGGGTGGGCCTGGCCACGGGTTCGGTGCTGAGTCGCCTGGGTGACGTCTTCGGGCCGCCGGTCAACCTCGCCGCCCGCCTCTCGCAGGTGGCCCGCGCGAACCGCGTGCTCGTCGACCAGCAGACGGCCGACACGCTCGGCGACCAGTTCGACACCCGCGCCCTGCCGCCGCGCCCGATCAAGGGCTTCGGGCACCTCTCGCCCATCACGGTCACCGAGCGACGCACCTTCCGGTCGCGCTGA
- a CDS encoding PH domain-containing protein gives MLSEKLLLDDETVEADTRTHLKVLIVPFLVGLAIMLVGGYFAGAVGDSGGGTPRLAGIVVLAVLFVWGTLLPFLRWLTWTYTLTNRRLIEQKGILTRSGRIIPLARINDVAYEKGVIDRVLRCGTLIIHDASQQEGLHLHDIPHIEDFHRRISRLVLESHAPEARRDEQS, from the coding sequence ATGCTGTCCGAGAAGCTCCTGCTCGACGACGAGACGGTCGAGGCCGACACCCGCACGCACCTGAAGGTGCTCATCGTGCCGTTCCTCGTCGGCCTGGCCATCATGCTCGTCGGCGGGTACTTCGCCGGGGCGGTCGGCGACTCCGGTGGCGGCACCCCGCGCCTGGCCGGGATCGTGGTGCTGGCGGTGCTGTTCGTCTGGGGCACGCTGCTGCCGTTCCTGCGCTGGCTCACGTGGACCTACACCCTCACGAACCGGCGGCTGATCGAGCAGAAGGGCATCCTGACGCGCAGCGGCCGGATCATCCCGCTCGCGCGGATCAACGACGTGGCCTACGAGAAGGGCGTGATCGACCGTGTGCTGCGCTGCGGCACGCTGATCATCCACGACGCCAGCCAGCAGGAGGGCCTGCACCTGCACGACATCCCCCACATCGAGGACTTCCACCGCCGCATCTCGCGGCTCGTGCTGGAGTCCCACGCACCCGAGGCGCGCCGCGATGAGCAGTCCTGA
- a CDS encoding biotin--[acetyl-CoA-carboxylase] ligase produces MQPPRLAPLDRDRLRAEADGFDVHVTDETASTNADLAQAAHAGAPEWTVHTTDHQAAGRGRLDRTFTMPRYTGIAVSTLVRPVEVPPTRWPWVPLVAGLAVVDTVRDLGVEAALKWPNDVLVDDRRKLCGILVERVETPTGAAAIVGIGLNVAMAAEDLPVERATSLLLEGATTTDRNEVLVALLHRLRERLELWRDPAGAEQLTADYLATCSTIGRQVRIERADGSDVVGQATGIDPSGCLVVDGVPWSAGDVTHLRPV; encoded by the coding sequence GTGCAGCCACCTCGCCTCGCCCCGCTCGACCGCGATCGCCTGCGGGCGGAGGCCGACGGGTTCGACGTCCACGTCACCGACGAGACCGCCAGCACCAACGCCGACCTCGCGCAGGCCGCCCACGCGGGCGCGCCGGAGTGGACGGTCCACACCACCGACCACCAGGCCGCGGGCCGGGGCCGGCTCGACCGCACCTTCACGATGCCGCGATACACCGGGATCGCCGTCTCGACGCTCGTGCGGCCCGTCGAGGTTCCGCCGACCCGGTGGCCGTGGGTCCCGCTCGTCGCCGGGCTGGCCGTCGTCGACACCGTGCGCGACCTGGGCGTGGAGGCCGCGCTCAAGTGGCCCAACGACGTCCTCGTGGACGACCGGCGCAAGCTCTGCGGGATTCTCGTCGAGCGCGTCGAGACGCCCACCGGGGCCGCCGCGATCGTGGGCATCGGGCTCAACGTCGCGATGGCCGCCGAGGACCTGCCGGTGGAGCGGGCGACCTCCCTGCTGCTGGAGGGCGCGACCACGACCGACCGGAACGAGGTCCTCGTGGCGCTGCTGCACCGGCTGCGCGAGCGCCTCGAGCTGTGGCGAGACCCGGCGGGCGCCGAGCAGCTCACCGCGGACTACCTCGCGACCTGCTCGACGATCGGCCGGCAGGTGCGCATCGAGCGCGCCGACGGCAGCGACGTGGTGGGCCAGGCGACCGGGATCGACCCGTCGGGGTGCCTCGTCGTCGACGGCGTCCCGTGGTCGGCCGGCGACGTGACGCACCTGCGCCCGGTGTGA
- a CDS encoding cytoplasmic protein, whose translation MSLDPTVTNPAHYRVILENEKVRVLEYTDVPGDETTPHEHPDSVMYTLSSFKRRLMSGDFQMEVELEANTVMWLPAQEHHAKNIGETATHVIFVELKEPGVDPTPAEAAVDAVLGPQ comes from the coding sequence ATGAGTCTCGATCCGACGGTGACGAATCCCGCGCACTACCGAGTGATCCTGGAGAACGAGAAGGTCCGCGTGCTGGAGTACACGGACGTCCCCGGCGACGAGACCACGCCGCACGAGCACCCCGACAGCGTCATGTACACCCTCAGCTCGTTCAAGCGGCGCCTCATGTCGGGGGACTTCCAGATGGAGGTGGAGCTCGAGGCCAACACCGTCATGTGGCTGCCGGCGCAGGAGCACCACGCGAAGAACATCGGCGAGACCGCGACGCACGTCATCTTCGTCGAACTCAAGGAGCCCGGGGTCGATCCCACTCCGGCGGAGGCGGCGGTCGACGCGGTGCTCGGGCCGCAGTAG